From the genome of Mesorhizobium japonicum MAFF 303099, one region includes:
- the livM gene encoding high-affinity branched-chain amino acid ABC transporter permease LivM has protein sequence MAVTVSRESDSVATPTQRALKEAFYAGAIALGLFVLFIGLKTGQNMSNELVLTQRWGLLAAVVIATAVGRFLYVAYGQPFMANQKIANVATGLLPASVGSRFFTLPAFIVAVVAAVVLFVFNNSLAGWVGAEPAGYLQFLRALAIIYLLACVIYYFRAFIHANFTKLGITALVLYPILVVAVLSLNAWSIAGGLQGSLKWVDNFGIQILIYVMLAWGLNIVVGLAGLLDLGYVAFYALGAYAYALLATHYGLSFWILLPAAGCMAALWGVLLGFPVLRLRGDYLAIVTLAFGEIIRLVLINWREVTNGSAGISGIPKVSFFGLMTFNVSDPNYIAKVLHLATSSAYYKIFLYYLILGLCLLTAFVTIRLRRLPVGRAWEALREDEIACRSLGINTTTTKLTAFATGAMFGGFAGSFFAARQGFVSPESFVFLESAIILAIVVLGGMGSLVGIAVAAMVMIGGTEALRELDFLKQIFGPDFTPELYRMLLFGMAMVIVMLWKPRGFVGSREPTAFLKERRAVSSSFTKEGHG, from the coding sequence ATGGCCGTGACCGTATCTCGTGAGAGCGACAGCGTCGCCACCCCCACCCAACGCGCGCTTAAGGAAGCGTTCTATGCCGGCGCCATCGCGCTTGGCCTGTTCGTGCTGTTCATCGGTCTGAAGACCGGTCAGAACATGTCCAATGAACTGGTCCTGACTCAGCGTTGGGGCCTGCTCGCCGCCGTGGTGATCGCCACGGCCGTCGGGCGTTTTCTCTATGTCGCCTATGGCCAGCCCTTCATGGCCAACCAAAAGATCGCCAACGTCGCCACCGGTCTGTTGCCGGCCAGCGTGGGGTCACGGTTCTTTACGCTGCCAGCCTTCATCGTGGCTGTCGTCGCGGCGGTGGTGCTGTTCGTGTTCAACAATTCTCTCGCCGGATGGGTGGGAGCAGAACCGGCCGGCTATCTGCAATTCCTGCGCGCCCTGGCGATCATCTATCTGCTGGCTTGCGTGATCTACTACTTCCGCGCCTTCATCCATGCCAACTTCACCAAATTGGGCATCACAGCGCTGGTGCTGTACCCGATCCTCGTGGTCGCGGTGCTGTCGCTGAACGCCTGGTCGATTGCAGGAGGGCTGCAGGGCTCGCTGAAATGGGTCGACAATTTCGGCATCCAGATCCTGATCTACGTGATGCTGGCCTGGGGGCTGAACATCGTCGTTGGCCTTGCCGGCCTGCTCGACCTCGGCTACGTCGCCTTTTATGCACTTGGTGCCTATGCCTATGCGCTTCTTGCCACGCATTACGGCCTGTCGTTCTGGATCCTGCTGCCGGCCGCGGGCTGCATGGCCGCTCTCTGGGGGGTGCTGCTCGGCTTCCCCGTGCTGCGCCTGCGCGGCGATTATCTGGCGATCGTGACGCTCGCCTTCGGTGAGATCATCCGCCTGGTACTCATCAACTGGCGCGAGGTCACCAACGGGTCGGCCGGTATCTCCGGCATTCCCAAGGTTTCCTTCTTCGGCCTGATGACCTTCAACGTGTCGGACCCCAACTACATTGCCAAGGTTCTGCATCTCGCGACCTCGAGCGCCTACTACAAGATCTTCCTCTACTATCTGATCCTGGGCCTGTGCCTGCTTACCGCCTTCGTCACCATCAGGCTGCGCCGTCTGCCGGTCGGCCGCGCCTGGGAAGCCTTGCGTGAGGACGAGATCGCCTGCCGCTCGCTCGGCATCAACACCACCACTACCAAGCTGACCGCCTTCGCCACCGGCGCCATGTTCGGTGGCTTCGCCGGCTCGTTCTTCGCCGCGCGGCAAGGCTTCGTCAGCCCGGAATCCTTCGTTTTCCTGGAATCGGCCATCATCCTTGCCATCGTCGTTCTCGGCGGCATGGGTTCACTGGTCGGCATCGCGGTTGCCGCGATGGTGATGATCGGCGGCACCGAGGCGCTGCGCGAACTCGACTTCCTCAAGCAGATCTTCGGGCCGGACTTCACCCCCGAACTC
- a CDS encoding branched-chain amino acid ABC transporter permease, with product MQYFVQQLINGLTLGSIYGLIAIGYTMVYGIIGMINFAHGDIFMVGAFTALIVFLILGALFYSVPVVIALLVMMIVAMLLTSLYNWTIEKVAYRPLRGSFRLAPLITAIGMSIALSNFVQVTQGPRNKPIPPMVSQVYNIDGVSVSLKQIIIVIVTALLLVVFWYLVNRTSLGRAQRACEQDRKMAALLGVDVDRTISITFIMGASLAAVAGTLFLMYYGVVAFSDGFVPGVKAFTAAVLGGIGSLPGAVLGGLLIGFIESMWSAYFSIDYKDVAAFSILAIVLIFLPSGILGRPEVEKV from the coding sequence ATGCAGTATTTTGTCCAGCAGCTTATCAACGGGCTGACGCTGGGATCGATCTATGGGCTGATCGCAATCGGCTACACGATGGTCTACGGCATCATCGGCATGATCAACTTCGCCCATGGCGACATTTTCATGGTGGGCGCCTTCACGGCGCTGATCGTCTTCCTCATCCTCGGCGCGCTGTTCTATTCGGTGCCCGTGGTCATCGCGCTGCTGGTCATGATGATCGTGGCGATGCTGCTCACCAGCCTCTACAACTGGACGATCGAGAAGGTGGCCTACCGGCCGCTGCGCGGTTCGTTCCGGCTGGCGCCGCTGATCACCGCCATCGGCATGTCGATCGCGCTGTCGAACTTCGTCCAGGTGACGCAAGGTCCGCGCAACAAGCCGATCCCGCCGATGGTCAGCCAAGTCTACAACATCGACGGCGTCAGCGTGTCGCTGAAGCAGATCATCATCGTCATCGTCACCGCGCTGCTCCTGGTGGTGTTCTGGTACCTGGTCAACAGGACCTCCCTTGGCCGGGCGCAACGCGCCTGCGAACAGGACCGCAAGATGGCCGCGCTGCTCGGCGTCGACGTTGACCGCACCATCTCGATCACCTTCATCATGGGTGCCTCGCTTGCCGCTGTCGCCGGCACGCTGTTCCTGATGTATTATGGCGTGGTGGCTTTCTCCGACGGTTTTGTGCCGGGTGTGAAGGCATTCACCGCGGCGGTGCTTGGCGGCATCGGCTCGTTGCCAGGCGCCGTGCTGGGCGGGCTGCTGATCGGCTTCATCGAAAGCATGTGGTCGGCCTATTTCTCGATCGACTACAAGGACGTCGCGGCGTTCTCGATCCTGGCCATCGTGCTGATCTTCCTGCCTTCCGGCATATTGGGCCGGCCTGAAGTCGAAAAGGTCTGA
- a CDS encoding 4-hydroxyproline epimerase yields the protein MAKKSFFCIDGHTCGNPVRLVAGGGPLLEGSTMMERRAHFLAEYDWIRTGLMFEPRGHDVMSGSILYPPTREDCDIAILFIETSGCLPMCGHGTIGTVTMAIEHGLIKPKTPGVLRLDTPAGLVIAEYKQVGEYVEEVRITNVPSFLHAEGLTVECPGLGEITVDVAYGGNFYAIVEPQENYRDMADHSAGDLIAWSPVVRQRLNEKYSFVHPENPGINRLSHMLWTGKPTVEGADARNAVFYGDKAIDRSPCGTGTSARMAQLHAKGKLKAGDAFVHESIIGSLFKGKVEKEVTVAGKPAIIPSIGGWARLTGLNTIFIDDRDPFAHGFVVT from the coding sequence ATGGCCAAGAAATCCTTCTTCTGCATCGACGGCCACACATGCGGCAATCCGGTGCGGCTGGTCGCCGGCGGCGGCCCGCTGCTCGAGGGGTCGACGATGATGGAGCGGCGTGCGCATTTCCTGGCCGAGTATGACTGGATCCGCACCGGGCTGATGTTCGAGCCGCGCGGCCATGACGTGATGTCGGGTTCGATCCTCTATCCGCCGACGCGCGAGGATTGCGACATCGCCATCCTGTTCATCGAGACCTCCGGCTGCCTGCCGATGTGCGGCCACGGCACCATCGGCACGGTGACGATGGCCATCGAACACGGGCTGATCAAGCCGAAGACGCCGGGCGTGCTGAGGCTGGATACGCCGGCCGGGCTGGTCATCGCCGAATACAAACAGGTCGGCGAATATGTCGAGGAGGTGCGCATCACCAACGTGCCGTCTTTCCTCCACGCCGAGGGTCTGACGGTCGAATGCCCCGGGCTCGGCGAGATCACCGTCGATGTCGCCTATGGCGGAAATTTCTACGCCATCGTCGAGCCACAGGAGAACTATCGCGACATGGCCGACCATTCGGCTGGCGACCTCATCGCCTGGAGCCCGGTGGTGCGGCAGCGGCTCAACGAGAAGTATTCCTTCGTGCATCCGGAAAACCCCGGCATCAACAGGCTGTCGCACATGCTGTGGACCGGCAAGCCGACAGTGGAAGGGGCCGACGCCCGCAACGCCGTCTTCTACGGCGACAAGGCGATCGACCGCTCACCATGCGGCACAGGCACCTCGGCGCGCATGGCGCAGCTTCATGCCAAGGGCAAACTCAAGGCCGGCGACGCCTTCGTGCACGAATCGATCATCGGTTCGCTGTTCAAGGGCAAGGTCGAAAAGGAGGTCACTGTCGCGGGCAAACCGGCGATCATCCCTTCGATCGGCGGCTGGGCGCGCCTGACCGGACTGAACACGATCTTCATCGACGACCGCGATCCGTTCGCGCATGGTTTCGTAGTCACGTGA
- a CDS encoding NAD(P)/FAD-dependent oxidoreductase yields MPGNSESPEQEQRSAAGAPSPRERGGGEDIAIIGGGIIGICAAAFLAEAGRSVTIFDRSGICEETSSGNAAAFAFSDVLPLAHKGMIKNLPKWLADPLGPLSIPPAYLPRLLPWLIRFWRAGAPAKYEASLIAQAGMMKLAEAEWMDLLDRSGTRPMLREDGSLELYESEAEFRASLSGWAARERFGIGFRHVEGEGLVGLQPGLSPRFIKGTFVPGWKTVADPKLLGKAVWAYARAKGARFEMARIDQIAADQDGATLMLADSTTRQARQLVIAAGAWSHLLARQLGDRIPLETERGYNTTLPRSAFDVKRQLIFSGHGFVITPLDTGLRVGGAVELGGIERPPNFARSKALLRKAQQFLPGLNPSGGREWMGFRPSLPDSVPVIGKASGSRPVVYAFGHGHLGLTQAAATGRLIREIIMGQVASIDLAPFGPQRF; encoded by the coding sequence GTGCCAGGAAATTCCGAATCCCCGGAACAGGAGCAGCGCTCGGCCGCTGGGGCACCTTCTCCCCGTGAGCGGGGAGGAGGTGAGGACATCGCCATCATCGGCGGCGGCATCATCGGCATCTGTGCCGCGGCCTTCCTCGCCGAGGCGGGGCGCAGCGTGACAATCTTCGACCGCAGCGGCATCTGCGAGGAGACGAGTTCCGGCAATGCGGCGGCCTTCGCCTTCTCGGACGTGCTGCCGCTGGCGCACAAAGGCATGATCAAGAACCTGCCGAAATGGCTGGCCGATCCGCTCGGTCCGCTCAGCATTCCGCCCGCCTATCTGCCGCGGCTGCTGCCCTGGCTGATCCGCTTCTGGCGCGCCGGCGCGCCGGCGAAGTATGAAGCGAGCCTCATCGCCCAGGCCGGCATGATGAAACTCGCCGAAGCGGAATGGATGGACCTGCTCGATCGCTCCGGCACGCGGCCGATGCTGCGCGAGGATGGCTCGCTGGAGCTCTACGAGAGCGAAGCCGAGTTCCGCGCCTCGCTGTCGGGCTGGGCCGCGCGCGAGCGTTTCGGCATCGGCTTTCGCCACGTCGAGGGCGAAGGCCTGGTGGGTTTGCAGCCGGGCCTCTCCCCGCGCTTCATCAAGGGCACCTTCGTGCCGGGCTGGAAGACGGTCGCCGATCCAAAACTGCTCGGCAAGGCGGTGTGGGCTTATGCCCGGGCCAAGGGCGCCCGCTTTGAAATGGCCCGCATCGACCAGATCGCGGCGGACCAGGATGGCGCGACGCTGATGCTGGCCGACAGCACGACCAGGCAGGCGAGGCAGCTCGTCATCGCTGCCGGCGCCTGGTCGCATCTTCTGGCGCGACAGCTTGGCGACCGCATTCCGCTGGAGACCGAGCGCGGCTACAACACGACGCTGCCCAGGAGCGCCTTCGATGTGAAGCGGCAGCTGATCTTCTCAGGCCATGGCTTCGTCATCACGCCGCTCGACACGGGCCTGCGCGTCGGCGGCGCCGTCGAGCTCGGCGGCATCGAGCGGCCGCCCAATTTTGCCAGGTCGAAGGCGCTGTTGCGGAAGGCGCAGCAATTCCTGCCCGGGCTCAATCCCTCGGGCGGGCGCGAATGGATGGGATTCCGGCCCTCGCTGCCGGATTCGGTGCCTGTCATCGGTAAGGCGTCGGGAAGCCGGCCGGTGGTCTATGCTTTCGGCCACGGCCATCTCGGCCTCACCCAGGCCGCGGCGACGGGACGGTTGATCCGGGAAATCATCATGGGGCAGGTTGCGTCTATTGATCTCGCCCCCTTCGGTCCACAACGGTTTTGA
- a CDS encoding dihydrodipicolinate synthase family protein gives MWTGVFPAVTTKFTADDRLDHAEMERCFGLQMEAGCDGIIVCGSLGEGPMLSPDEKIEVLKTAQKVAGKKPVLLTVNEAGTREAAAIARRAAREGADGLMVVPSPIYHTNAEETVAALRAVAEAGDLPVMIYSNRLAYRVDVTVDQMEELASDKRFVAIKESSDDIRRSTEIINRLGDRYDLFTGVDNLAFEALSVGAIGWVAGLVTAFPRETVAIFQLMKQGRREEALAVYRWFRPLLDLDVSTYLVQNIKLAEVLAIDTNDRVRMPRQPLSGERRKAVEKIIRDALAARPKLPSLQTSPLSADRQVAAE, from the coding sequence ATGTGGACCGGAGTTTTCCCCGCCGTTACGACCAAATTCACCGCCGACGACCGGCTCGACCATGCCGAAATGGAGCGCTGTTTCGGCCTGCAGATGGAGGCCGGCTGCGACGGCATCATCGTCTGCGGCTCGCTCGGCGAAGGGCCGATGCTGTCGCCTGACGAGAAGATCGAAGTGCTGAAGACCGCGCAGAAAGTCGCCGGCAAGAAGCCGGTGCTGCTGACCGTCAACGAAGCGGGCACCCGTGAGGCCGCCGCTATCGCCAGGCGCGCCGCCAGGGAGGGCGCCGATGGCCTGATGGTGGTGCCGAGCCCGATCTACCACACCAACGCGGAAGAGACGGTGGCTGCGCTGCGCGCGGTCGCCGAGGCCGGCGACCTGCCGGTGATGATCTACTCCAACCGGCTCGCCTATCGCGTCGACGTCACCGTCGACCAGATGGAGGAGCTGGCATCGGACAAGCGCTTCGTCGCCATCAAGGAATCCTCCGACGACATCAGGCGCTCGACCGAGATCATCAACCGGCTTGGCGATCGCTACGATCTGTTCACCGGTGTCGACAATCTCGCCTTCGAAGCGCTGTCGGTCGGCGCCATCGGCTGGGTGGCCGGCCTGGTCACCGCCTTCCCGCGCGAAACCGTTGCCATCTTCCAGCTGATGAAGCAGGGCCGCCGCGAGGAGGCGCTTGCCGTATACCGCTGGTTCCGGCCGCTGCTCGATCTCGACGTCTCGACCTATCTGGTACAGAACATCAAGCTTGCCGAAGTGCTGGCAATCGATACCAATGACCGCGTGCGCATGCCGCGCCAACCGTTGTCGGGCGAGCGCCGCAAGGCGGTCGAGAAGATCATACGGGATGCGCTGGCGGCGCGGCCGAAGCTGCCGTCGCTCCAGACGTCTCCTCTATCGGCGGACAGACAGGTGGCAGCCGAATAA
- a CDS encoding GntR family transcriptional regulator, whose protein sequence is MIYSGYIRRSPLISMEATMTSEPVAARAYRVLEHMIVTLELAPSSFVTEGALIEKLDLGRTPVREAIQRLAWEGLLDVRPRAGIAIAPLHPGDWLRVLDARRGVEVVLARSAARFVTREAADLFHEAALAMQKAVISGNVLAFIQADKALDEALALAADNPFAARLAAPLQTHSRRFWFRYKADTGLAESAEHHVALIRSILDGDEEAAAKDAKRLMALLRSHAEVAATR, encoded by the coding sequence ATGATATATTCGGGATATATCAGGAGATCGCCTTTGATATCCATGGAAGCAACCATGACGTCCGAGCCGGTGGCGGCCAGGGCCTATCGCGTGCTCGAGCACATGATCGTCACGCTGGAACTGGCGCCCTCGAGCTTTGTCACCGAGGGGGCGCTTATCGAAAAGCTGGACCTCGGCCGCACTCCAGTGCGCGAGGCGATCCAGCGGCTGGCATGGGAAGGGCTGCTGGACGTCAGACCGCGCGCCGGCATCGCGATCGCGCCGCTGCATCCCGGCGACTGGCTGCGCGTGCTCGACGCCCGGCGCGGCGTCGAGGTGGTGCTGGCCCGCTCGGCCGCCCGCTTCGTCACCCGCGAGGCCGCCGACCTGTTTCACGAGGCGGCGCTGGCCATGCAGAAGGCGGTCATCTCGGGCAATGTGCTTGCCTTCATCCAGGCCGACAAGGCGCTCGACGAGGCACTGGCGCTGGCCGCCGACAATCCCTTCGCCGCGCGGCTGGCCGCGCCCCTGCAAACCCACAGCCGCCGCTTCTGGTTCCGCTACAAGGCCGATACGGGCCTGGCCGAATCAGCCGAGCATCATGTCGCGCTGATCCGCTCGATCCTCGACGGCGACGAGGAGGCAGCCGCCAAGGATGCCAAGCGGCTGATGGCGCTGCTGCGCAGCCATGCCGAGGTCGCCGCGACGCGCTGA
- a CDS encoding winged helix-turn-helix transcriptional regulator: MTPLSAASGVENVLRILEGRWKLVILFHLFGGKVLRFSDLERAIPAISQKMLIQQLRQMEADGIVRRIVHHQVPPKVEYCLTDWGQALCPALDALLKWAALREPAQA; this comes from the coding sequence CTGACGCCGTTGTCGGCGGCGAGCGGCGTCGAGAATGTGCTGCGCATCCTCGAAGGCCGCTGGAAGCTGGTGATCCTGTTTCATCTTTTCGGCGGCAAGGTGCTGCGCTTCTCCGACCTCGAACGGGCGATCCCAGCGATCTCGCAGAAGATGCTGATCCAACAGCTGCGGCAGATGGAGGCCGACGGCATCGTTCGCCGTATCGTCCACCACCAGGTGCCGCCGAAGGTCGAGTACTGCCTGACCGATTGGGGCCAGGCCCTGTGCCCGGCCCTCGACGCCTTGCTGAAATGGGCGGCACTTCGCGAGCCCGCGCAAGCCTGA
- a CDS encoding nuclear transport factor 2 family protein, with translation MTANLPQPLADYFSAKNRHDIDAMLVPFSSDATVKDEGQTHRGSAAIRSWIEETTRKYRVTVEVADVTVNGDRWRIAGIVSGNFPGSPATLHYVFTLADDRITRLEIGA, from the coding sequence ATGACCGCAAACCTTCCGCAGCCGCTGGCCGACTATTTTTCCGCCAAGAACCGGCACGACATCGACGCCATGCTCGTGCCTTTCTCGTCGGACGCCACGGTCAAGGACGAAGGCCAAACCCATCGGGGTTCGGCCGCCATTCGCAGCTGGATAGAGGAAACGACACGCAAATACCGGGTGACCGTCGAGGTCGCCGACGTGACGGTCAACGGCGATAGATGGCGGATCGCCGGCATCGTGTCTGGAAATTTCCCCGGCAGTCCCGCGACGCTCCACTACGTCTTCACACTGGCCGATGACCGGATCACGCGACTGGAGATCGGCGCATGA
- a CDS encoding CoA-acylating methylmalonate-semialdehyde dehydrogenase, whose translation MIEYGHFIGGKRVAGTSGRKQDVMQPMDGSVRGTVALASQAELRAAVENAKAAQPKWAATNPQRRVRVLMKFLELVARDYDELADILAREHGKTIADAKGDIQRGLEVVEVCIGAPHMMKGEFTDGAGPGIDVYSMRQPLGVVAGITPFNFPAMIPLWKIAPAIACGNAFILKPSERDPGVPIRIAELFLEAGLPAGILNVVNGDKEVVDAILDDPDIKAVGFVGSTPIAHYIYSRGTAAGKRVQCFGGAKNHMIIMPDADMDQTVDALIGAGYGSAGERCMAISVAVPVGNDTANRLMEKLIPRVESLKVGPSTDSAADFGPLVTAQALERVKGYVDTGVKEGATLVVDGRGFKMQGYEDGYYMGGCLFDNVTADMRIYKEEIFGPVLSVVRAPTYESAIKLANDHEMGNGVAIFTRDGDAARDFASRVQVGMVGVNVPIPVPIAYYTFGGWKASSFGDLNQHGPDAFRFYTKTKTVTSRWPSGIKDGAEFVIPTMN comes from the coding sequence ATGATAGAATACGGTCATTTCATCGGCGGCAAGCGTGTCGCCGGCACCAGCGGCCGCAAGCAGGACGTCATGCAGCCGATGGACGGTTCCGTGCGCGGCACGGTGGCGCTGGCCTCGCAGGCGGAATTGCGCGCGGCGGTCGAGAATGCCAAGGCGGCGCAGCCGAAATGGGCCGCCACCAACCCGCAGCGCCGCGTGCGCGTCTTGATGAAATTCCTCGAACTGGTCGCCCGCGACTATGACGAACTGGCCGACATACTGGCGCGCGAGCACGGCAAGACGATCGCCGACGCCAAGGGCGACATCCAGCGCGGCCTCGAAGTGGTCGAAGTCTGCATCGGCGCGCCGCACATGATGAAGGGCGAATTCACCGATGGTGCCGGCCCGGGCATCGACGTCTATTCGATGCGCCAGCCTCTCGGCGTCGTCGCTGGCATCACCCCGTTCAACTTCCCGGCAATGATCCCGCTGTGGAAGATCGCGCCGGCGATCGCCTGCGGCAATGCCTTCATCCTGAAGCCGTCGGAGCGGGATCCTGGCGTGCCGATCCGCATCGCCGAACTGTTCCTCGAGGCGGGGCTGCCGGCAGGCATCCTCAACGTCGTCAACGGCGACAAGGAAGTCGTCGACGCCATCCTCGACGATCCCGACATCAAGGCCGTCGGCTTCGTCGGCTCGACGCCGATCGCCCACTACATTTATTCGCGCGGCACCGCGGCCGGCAAGCGCGTGCAGTGCTTCGGCGGCGCCAAGAACCATATGATCATCATGCCCGACGCCGACATGGACCAGACCGTCGACGCGCTGATCGGCGCCGGCTACGGCTCGGCTGGCGAGCGCTGCATGGCGATCTCGGTGGCTGTTCCGGTCGGCAACGACACCGCCAACCGGCTGATGGAAAAGCTGATCCCGCGCGTCGAGAGCCTGAAGGTCGGCCCGTCGACGGATTCGGCCGCCGATTTCGGCCCGCTCGTGACCGCGCAGGCACTGGAGCGCGTGAAAGGCTATGTCGACACCGGCGTCAAGGAAGGCGCCACGCTCGTCGTCGACGGCCGCGGCTTCAAGATGCAGGGCTATGAGGACGGCTACTATATGGGCGGCTGCCTGTTCGATAATGTCACGGCGGACATGCGCATCTACAAGGAAGAGATCTTCGGGCCGGTGCTCTCGGTGGTGCGCGCACCGACCTATGAGAGCGCGATCAAGCTCGCCAACGACCACGAGATGGGCAATGGCGTCGCCATCTTCACCCGCGACGGCGACGCCGCGCGTGACTTCGCAAGCCGTGTCCAGGTCGGCATGGTCGGCGTCAACGTGCCGATCCCGGTGCCGATCGCCTATTACACGTTCGGCGGCTGGAAGGCGTCGTCCTTCGGCGACCTCAACCAGCACGGCCCGGACGCCTTCCGCTTCTACACCAAGACCAAGACGGTGACCTCGCGCTGGCCGTCCGGCATCAAGGACGGTGCGGAGTTCGTCATCCCGACGATGAACTGA
- a CDS encoding LysR family transcriptional regulator: MNWDDVRIFLAVARAGQILGAARRLELNHATVSRRIAALEDALRTKLFRRLTTGSELTPAGERFLDIAERMEGEMIAARSTISGEGDDISGTVRIGAPDGFGVAFLARRLGELTALHRELTIQLVPVPRSFSLSRREADIAITVERPTEGRLVAGKLVDYSLGLFASRAYADANGLPKTAAELGRHPLIGYVPDLIVSPSLDYAAEFSADWRTSFAISSALGQAEAVRSGAGIGILHTFVARSMPELVAVDAVAPIRRAYWLVYHESVRPLRRIQIVAGFITKAVERERSLFL, translated from the coding sequence ATGAACTGGGATGACGTCCGCATCTTCCTTGCCGTGGCACGCGCCGGCCAGATCCTTGGCGCAGCCAGGCGGCTGGAGCTCAACCACGCCACCGTCTCGCGCCGGATCGCAGCGCTCGAGGACGCATTGCGCACAAAGCTCTTTCGCCGTCTGACCACCGGCAGTGAACTGACACCGGCCGGCGAGCGTTTCCTCGACATTGCCGAGCGCATGGAGGGCGAGATGATCGCCGCGCGCTCGACCATATCAGGCGAAGGCGACGATATCTCCGGCACCGTGCGCATCGGCGCGCCGGACGGGTTCGGCGTCGCCTTCCTGGCCCGGCGCCTCGGCGAACTGACCGCGCTGCATCGCGAGCTGACGATCCAGCTCGTGCCGGTGCCGCGCTCCTTCTCCCTGTCCCGGCGCGAAGCCGACATCGCCATCACCGTCGAGCGGCCGACAGAAGGCCGGCTGGTGGCGGGAAAGCTGGTCGATTATTCGCTCGGCCTGTTTGCGTCGCGCGCCTACGCCGATGCCAATGGTCTGCCCAAAACCGCAGCCGAACTCGGCCGGCATCCCCTCATCGGCTATGTGCCCGACCTCATCGTCAGCCCTTCGCTCGACTACGCGGCCGAATTCAGCGCGGACTGGCGCACCAGCTTCGCTATTTCCTCGGCACTCGGCCAGGCTGAAGCGGTGCGCTCGGGCGCCGGCATCGGCATCCTGCACACCTTCGTCGCGCGCTCGATGCCGGAGCTGGTGGCCGTCGATGCGGTGGCGCCCATCCGCCGCGCCTACTGGCTGGTTTATCACGAATCGGTCAGGCCGCTGCGCCGCATCCAGATCGTCGCCGGCTTCATCACCAAGGCGGTGGAGCGGGAAAGAAGTCTTTTCCTTTAG